Proteins encoded by one window of Marixanthomonas sp. SCSIO 43207:
- a CDS encoding succinate dehydrogenase cytochrome b subunit: MGILSASIAKKVAMALSGLFLVFFLAQHFTINFSSVFSEETFNSWSHFMGTNPIVQFVLQPVLIFGVVFHFVMGIILELKNNKARNIGYKSYKGNNNSTWASRNMIISGAVVLAFLGLHFYDFWVPEIVYKYVEANPTDATRYYGELVHKFESPVRTGIYVIAFILLMFHLWHGFASSFQTMGWNNKFSKAVKGFTKLYAIVIPLGFIIIALYHHFNQFSH, encoded by the coding sequence ATGGGAATATTATCCGCTTCGATCGCCAAAAAAGTGGCGATGGCCCTTTCAGGTCTATTTCTTGTATTCTTTCTTGCACAACATTTTACAATAAACTTTTCTTCGGTTTTTTCTGAAGAAACGTTTAACAGTTGGTCTCACTTTATGGGAACCAATCCTATAGTACAGTTTGTATTACAACCTGTATTAATATTTGGTGTTGTATTTCACTTTGTAATGGGTATTATATTGGAACTTAAAAACAATAAAGCCCGAAATATAGGTTATAAGTCATATAAAGGAAACAATAATTCTACTTGGGCTTCTAGAAATATGATTATTTCAGGAGCTGTGGTTTTGGCCTTTTTAGGATTGCATTTTTATGATTTTTGGGTTCCGGAAATTGTATATAAATATGTAGAAGCAAACCCTACAGACGCTACTCGTTATTATGGTGAATTGGTACATAAATTTGAAAGCCCGGTTAGAACTGGGATTTATGTGATAGCATTCATATTACTTATGTTTCATTTATGGCACGGATTTGCTTCTTCCTTTCAAACAATGGGATGGAATAATAAATTTTCAAAAGCGGTAAAAGGTTTTACAAAACTGTATGCAATAGTAATTCCATTAGGTTTTATCATTATTGCTT